Proteins encoded within one genomic window of Alphaproteobacteria bacterium HT1-32:
- a CDS encoding NAD-dependent epimerase/dehydratase family protein, with protein sequence MEQRQWNVMVTGGAGYVGSRLVPKLLEVGHKVTVLDLYLFGQDALAESRGNPNLREVQGDLRDIKAVKDALTGCDVVIHLACISNDPSFELDPDLGKSINFDAFQPLVRAAKEAGVTRFIYASSSSVYGIKDEDNVTENLSLEPLTDYSKFKAMCEDVLEREREPGFVTLTIRPATVCGYAPRQRLDVIVNILTNHAVNNGRIKVFGGPQKRPNLHIEDMTDLYLLTLQLPDAQIDGKIFNAGYENHSVTRLAETVRDTVGGGVEIVVEPTDDLRSYHVSSELIGRELGFRPKYTIEDAVRGLVQAFSDGRLPGSMDDPRYYNIKTMQQVKLK encoded by the coding sequence ATGGAACAACGCCAGTGGAATGTGATGGTTACAGGTGGCGCCGGGTATGTTGGCAGCCGTCTGGTTCCGAAATTACTGGAGGTCGGGCATAAGGTCACGGTGCTGGACCTGTATCTGTTCGGCCAGGATGCACTGGCGGAAAGCCGGGGGAACCCGAACCTGCGCGAAGTGCAGGGCGACCTGCGTGATATCAAGGCCGTCAAAGATGCGCTGACCGGCTGTGATGTGGTCATTCATCTTGCCTGTATCTCGAATGACCCGTCCTTTGAGCTGGATCCGGATCTCGGCAAGTCGATCAATTTCGATGCCTTTCAGCCGCTTGTCCGTGCGGCAAAGGAAGCCGGGGTGACTCGCTTCATCTATGCGTCCTCGTCAAGCGTCTATGGCATCAAGGATGAGGATAACGTCACCGAAAACCTGTCGCTGGAGCCGCTGACTGATTACTCCAAATTCAAGGCGATGTGCGAAGATGTGCTGGAGCGCGAGCGCGAACCGGGTTTTGTTACCCTGACAATCCGTCCCGCAACAGTTTGCGGTTATGCGCCACGTCAGCGGCTGGATGTAATCGTCAATATCCTGACCAACCATGCGGTCAACAATGGCCGGATCAAGGTGTTTGGCGGGCCGCAGAAACGCCCGAACCTGCATATCGAGGACATGACCGATCTGTATCTGCTGACCCTGCAACTTCCCGACGCGCAGATCGACGGCAAGATATTCAATGCCGGCTATGAAAACCATTCGGTTACCCGTCTGGCCGAGACGGTGCGCGATACGGTCGGTGGTGGTGTCGAGATTGTGGTCGAGCCGACAGATGACCTCAGGTCCTATCATGTGTCATCGGAACTGATTGGCCGGGAACTGGGGTTCCGCCCGAAATATACCATTGAAGATGCGGTGCGCGGTCTGGTGCAGGCTTTCAGCGACGGTCGTTTGCCGGGCAGCATGGATGATCCGCGCTATTACAACATCAAGACCATGCAACAGGTGAAGCTGAAGTGA
- a CDS encoding thiamine pyrophosphate-dependent dehydrogenase E1 component subunit alpha, with amino-acid sequence MLRVRLIEEAVADRYHLDNEMRCPVHLSIGQEAVSAGVCLALRRDDQIVTTHRGHAHYLSKGGDLNAMLCEFHGKAPGCCGGRGGSMHLFDSDAGVLMSAPIVASSIPVGVGAALGMKQAGSDAVAVVFLGDASVEEGVFHESANFAAIRKLPVIFVCENNLFSVYTPLDQRQPDRPLTDLAAAHGLACMQVDGNDCEAVYNATAKAAAAARAGEGATFILADTYRWREHCGPYYDNDLGYRSVEEFERWKSRDPVEMQRSRLAEAGLLQAEAETRLAAEIAAEIDRAFEFALNAPFPDAETAGDHVFA; translated from the coding sequence ATGTTGCGGGTGCGGCTGATCGAAGAGGCGGTGGCTGACCGGTATCATCTCGACAATGAAATGCGCTGCCCGGTGCATCTGTCCATCGGACAGGAAGCTGTTTCGGCCGGTGTTTGTCTTGCCCTGCGACGGGATGACCAGATTGTCACCACTCATCGTGGCCATGCGCATTATCTGTCCAAGGGTGGTGATCTGAATGCCATGCTCTGTGAATTTCATGGCAAGGCACCGGGCTGTTGCGGTGGTCGTGGTGGCTCAATGCATCTGTTCGACAGTGACGCCGGTGTTCTGATGAGCGCACCGATTGTCGCCAGTTCCATACCGGTAGGTGTGGGCGCGGCGCTGGGCATGAAGCAGGCGGGCAGCGATGCTGTTGCCGTCGTTTTCCTGGGTGATGCCTCGGTTGAGGAAGGTGTCTTTCATGAGAGTGCGAATTTTGCTGCCATCCGCAAACTGCCGGTGATTTTCGTTTGCGAGAATAATCTGTTTTCCGTCTATACCCCGCTCGACCAGCGCCAGCCCGACCGTCCTCTGACCGATCTGGCAGCAGCACATGGCCTGGCCTGTATGCAGGTTGACGGCAATGACTGTGAAGCAGTCTACAACGCGACAGCGAAAGCGGCGGCAGCTGCCCGTGCCGGGGAGGGAGCGACCTTCATCCTGGCTGATACCTATCGCTGGCGGGAACATTGTGGTCCCTATTACGACAATGATCTGGGCTATCGCAGCGTCGAGGAATTTGAACGCTGGAAATCGCGAGACCCGGTTGAAATGCAACGCAGCAGACTGGCGGAAGCCGGACTTCTTCAGGCTGAGGCAGAAACCCGGCTTGCGGCGGAAATAGCAGCCGAGATCGACCGTGCTTTTGAGTTTGCCCTGAACGCGCCTTTCCCGGATGCAGAGACAGCAGGTGATCATGTCTTCGCCTGA
- a CDS encoding alpha-ketoacid dehydrogenase subunit beta: MSSPDTDDDQRLITGAEALREAMDQCMAADERVFLMGEGAADPKGIFGTTSGLVETYGPDRVIEMPVAENGLTGIAIGAALMGRRPVMVHQRVDFALLALEQIFNNAAKAHYVTAGKHTVPLVIRMIIGRGWGQGPEHSQSLESVFAHFPGLKVVLPSTPRDAKGMLVAAVRDDNPVVMLEHRWTHYTTGDVPEELYEIPLSGPSHVRKGNDVTIVATSYMTYEARAAVDAMKAAGVSADLFDMRVLQPLDLAPVVESVRRTGRLIMADVGWKSFGAGAEIVASVVEQAFTDMKAAPVRLGLPDHPTPSSRSLVPDFYPYSGDIVAATANIMGAADRLGPVVAALAEARAQRPIDVPNPDFKGPF, translated from the coding sequence ATGTCTTCGCCTGATACAGATGACGATCAGCGACTGATTACAGGTGCCGAAGCCCTGCGCGAGGCAATGGATCAGTGCATGGCCGCGGACGAGCGGGTTTTCCTGATGGGGGAAGGTGCTGCCGACCCGAAGGGCATTTTTGGCACGACATCCGGGCTGGTTGAAACCTATGGCCCGGACCGTGTGATTGAAATGCCGGTCGCCGAGAACGGGCTGACAGGGATTGCCATTGGCGCGGCCCTGATGGGGCGGCGGCCGGTGATGGTGCATCAGCGGGTTGATTTCGCCCTGCTGGCACTGGAACAGATTTTCAACAATGCGGCGAAAGCCCATTACGTCACGGCTGGCAAACATACCGTGCCGCTGGTCATTCGCATGATCATCGGACGGGGCTGGGGGCAGGGGCCGGAACATTCGCAAAGCCTGGAATCGGTCTTTGCGCATTTTCCCGGCCTCAAGGTCGTCCTGCCGTCGACACCACGCGATGCAAAGGGAATGCTGGTTGCGGCTGTCCGCGATGATAATCCGGTCGTCATGCTGGAACATCGATGGACCCATTATACGACCGGCGACGTGCCGGAGGAACTTTATGAGATCCCGCTGTCCGGGCCATCGCATGTCCGGAAAGGGAACGATGTGACCATCGTCGCAACCTCCTACATGACCTATGAAGCCCGTGCTGCCGTTGATGCGATGAAGGCGGCAGGGGTTTCCGCTGACCTGTTCGACATGCGGGTTCTGCAGCCCCTCGACCTTGCGCCGGTTGTTGAGTCTGTCCGCCGGACAGGGCGGCTGATCATGGCTGATGTGGGCTGGAAAAGCTTTGGTGCGGGGGCTGAGATTGTTGCCTCTGTCGTGGAACAGGCCTTCACTGACATGAAGGCCGCACCGGTGCGACTGGGCCTGCCGGACCATCCGACACCTTCCAGCCGTTCGCTTGTGCCGGATTTCTATCCTTATTCAGGTGACATTGTTGCTGCGACGGCCAATATTATGGGGGCTGCGGACCGGTTGGGTCCGGTCGTGGCTGCGCTGGCAGAAGCCCGTGCGCAACGTCCCATCGATGTCCCGAACCCGGACTTCAAGGGACCGTTCTAG
- a CDS encoding aminotransferase class V-fold PLP-dependent enzyme gives MKVRYSYLPQQFGDIDDLWDQLKAFVPTGDFTLGGPLEEFEQQFAELIGTRHAIGVGSGTDALKLPLKSLGVGHGDEVITTANTFIATVGAINEIGARTVFVDCDDTFCMDVDQLEAAITPRTKAIMPVHFTGYMTDMPKLMEIAARHNLPIVEDACQALLADIGGKRSGTWGAAGGFSLHPLKNLNVWGDGGVIVTDNDEMNASLRLLRNHGMRNRDEIEILGYNSRLDTLQAVVGNWLIGQADDITAKRIANAAVYDEAFADIAGIRIPERPDDRRRVYHLYIVFAEERDALYEYCQAAGIECKIHYPVPLYQQDGLKHLGYLPGDFPVTDRHTQEIITFPVDQHLSREELDHVTATVRDFYDER, from the coding sequence ATGAAGGTCCGGTATTCCTATCTGCCACAGCAATTCGGCGATATCGACGACCTCTGGGACCAGTTGAAAGCCTTTGTGCCAACCGGCGATTTCACGCTGGGCGGACCGCTTGAAGAATTTGAACAGCAATTTGCGGAACTGATCGGAACCCGCCATGCCATTGGCGTGGGGTCTGGCACCGATGCCCTGAAACTGCCGCTGAAATCGCTGGGGGTCGGGCATGGCGACGAGGTGATCACCACCGCCAATACCTTCATCGCGACAGTCGGGGCCATCAACGAGATTGGTGCGAGAACAGTTTTCGTCGATTGCGACGACACGTTCTGCATGGATGTCGATCAGCTGGAAGCGGCGATTACACCGCGGACAAAGGCGATCATGCCGGTGCATTTCACCGGTTACATGACGGATATGCCAAAGCTGATGGAAATCGCCGCCCGGCATAACCTCCCCATCGTTGAGGATGCCTGTCAGGCATTGCTGGCGGATATCGGTGGCAAGCGCTCCGGTACCTGGGGGGCGGCGGGTGGTTTCTCGCTACATCCGCTGAAGAACCTGAATGTCTGGGGGGATGGCGGCGTTATCGTTACCGATAATGACGAGATGAACGCCAGTCTGCGTCTGTTGCGCAACCATGGCATGCGCAATCGCGACGAGATCGAAATCCTCGGCTACAATTCCCGTCTGGATACCTTGCAGGCTGTTGTCGGCAACTGGCTGATCGGACAGGCGGATGACATCACGGCGAAGCGGATCGCCAATGCTGCTGTCTATGACGAGGCCTTTGCCGATATAGCCGGTATCCGTATTCCGGAACGACCGGATGACCGTCGCCGGGTCTACCATCTGTATATCGTTTTCGCCGAAGAACGCGATGCGCTGTATGAGTATTGTCAGGCGGCGGGGATCGAGTGCAAGATTCACTACCCCGTGCCGCTGTACCAGCAGGATGGTCTGAAACATCTGGGCTATCTGCCTGGCGATTTCCCGGTAACGGACCGTCACACGCAGGAAATCATTACATTCCCGGTTGATCAGCATCTGTCGCGTGAGGAACTTGACCATGTGACGGCAACGGTTCGGGATTTTTATGATGAGCGCTGA
- a CDS encoding aminotransferase class V-fold PLP-dependent enzyme yields the protein MSAEGRDAPIAYVDLARQARDERDMLHTALDRVIDSGFFVGGGLIEELEARLAEFCEVREAVVLGSGTDALELGMRALGIGPGDEVITPPNSFVASTSAIVAIGATPVFVDVQHDQNIDPALIEASITSRTKAIMPVHLTGRVADMAPIQALAKQHGLMIVEDAAQAIGSRYDGRLSGGLGDVGCFSTHPLKNLNACGDGGFVTTDDSDVATRVRQLRNHGMSDRNTVVEFATVARMDSLQAAILLARLDKLNAVSDARRQNAALYRQLLDPALVYVPPCRPVEHNTFHTFVIQVDDRDGLQAHLKALGIGTAIHYPIPIHLQPAAKSLGFGPGDFPVTESQAERILTLPVHQYLTDSDIHRVADAVNNYLSRRAA from the coding sequence ATGAGCGCTGAGGGGCGTGATGCGCCGATTGCCTATGTCGATCTGGCCCGGCAGGCGCGTGATGAGCGGGACATGCTGCATACGGCACTGGACCGTGTGATCGATAGCGGGTTCTTTGTTGGTGGCGGACTGATCGAGGAACTGGAAGCCCGGCTGGCAGAATTCTGTGAGGTCCGGGAAGCCGTCGTTCTGGGATCCGGTACAGATGCGCTTGAACTGGGTATGCGCGCGCTGGGCATCGGACCGGGTGACGAGGTCATTACCCCGCCGAACAGCTTTGTTGCCTCCACCAGTGCCATTGTTGCCATTGGGGCGACCCCGGTGTTTGTTGATGTACAGCATGATCAGAATATTGATCCGGCATTGATCGAGGCGTCGATAACCTCACGGACGAAGGCGATCATGCCGGTGCACCTGACCGGGCGTGTGGCCGATATGGCTCCGATTCAGGCCCTGGCAAAACAGCATGGACTGATGATTGTCGAGGATGCGGCCCAGGCGATCGGATCACGTTACGATGGCCGCCTGTCGGGTGGCCTTGGGGATGTCGGTTGTTTCTCGACCCATCCGCTGAAGAACCTGAACGCCTGTGGTGATGGCGGGTTTGTCACCACTGATGACAGCGATGTTGCCACGCGGGTCCGCCAGCTTCGCAATCACGGCATGTCCGACCGTAACACGGTGGTGGAGTTTGCAACGGTTGCCCGGATGGACAGTCTCCAGGCGGCCATTCTGCTAGCCCGGCTGGATAAACTGAATGCCGTATCAGATGCGCGACGGCAGAATGCGGCGCTCTATCGTCAACTGCTCGACCCCGCACTGGTTTACGTTCCTCCCTGCCGGCCAGTTGAGCACAACACCTTCCACACCTTCGTCATTCAGGTTGATGACCGTGATGGTCTTCAGGCACATCTGAAGGCGCTGGGGATTGGTACGGCGATACATTATCCAATTCCGATCCATCTTCAGCCTGCGGCGAAGTCTCTTGGTTTTGGTCCCGGTGACTTTCCGGTCACGGAAAGTCAGGCGGAACGCATACTGACCCTGCCGGTGCACCAGTATCTGACGGACAGCGATATCCACCGGGTGGCGGATGCGGTGAACAACTATCTTTCCCGGCGGGCAGCATGA
- a CDS encoding extracellular solute-binding protein, which yields MTNDSSIKTQRAAKAFTRRMLMKTTVATGAIAVASPAIVRDAFSSSGEINILMWSDYLPEGFVKSFTNDTGIKLNFTGIGSNEEIINKMKATQGSGFDICSPTNNRSGQWSNLGLLQPFDTKKLANLANVNPPMIAIGDNEWNFGGKGSHWLPHIWGTEGIGWRTDKWAPADGEPSYGDVWDKANAGKTMMRAHSGMLGAGLYLERIGKLKPGSVLVDAYQSEEKMRPVWDQITKFCIENKSNIKLLWDDADTQKNGLLNEGVIVGQTWDGPPLAMKTGGEPITYQAPKEGSMAWVDGMSVPTGAKNIDQIYAFIDYCYKPEPAGKAIDDHGYNSVVLGADGFAGQAYKKNFAEAYPGSALGNLNPWPAEGQWYADVRTEYVNKFKTA from the coding sequence ATGACCAACGATTCCTCCATCAAGACACAGCGCGCAGCGAAGGCTTTTACGCGGCGCATGCTGATGAAGACAACCGTTGCGACCGGCGCCATTGCCGTCGCATCCCCGGCGATCGTTCGCGACGCCTTTTCATCCTCCGGCGAAATCAACATCCTGATGTGGTCGGATTACCTGCCTGAAGGTTTCGTGAAATCATTCACGAACGATACGGGTATCAAGCTTAACTTCACGGGCATCGGCTCGAACGAAGAAATCATCAACAAGATGAAAGCAACACAGGGTTCGGGTTTTGATATCTGCAGCCCGACCAACAACCGTTCGGGTCAGTGGTCAAACCTTGGTTTGTTGCAGCCGTTCGATACCAAAAAGCTGGCCAATCTTGCCAACGTAAACCCGCCGATGATTGCCATTGGTGACAACGAATGGAACTTCGGCGGCAAGGGGTCGCATTGGCTGCCGCATATCTGGGGTACGGAAGGCATTGGCTGGCGTACCGACAAATGGGCCCCGGCTGACGGTGAGCCGAGCTATGGCGATGTCTGGGACAAGGCTAATGCCGGCAAGACCATGATGCGTGCGCATTCCGGTATGCTGGGTGCTGGCCTGTACCTTGAGCGGATTGGCAAGCTGAAACCGGGTTCGGTTCTGGTTGATGCCTATCAGAGCGAAGAGAAAATGCGTCCGGTCTGGGACCAGATCACCAAGTTCTGCATTGAGAACAAGTCTAACATCAAGTTGCTGTGGGATGATGCCGACACCCAGAAGAACGGTCTTCTGAATGAAGGCGTGATCGTCGGCCAGACATGGGATGGTCCGCCGCTTGCTATGAAGACGGGCGGTGAGCCGATCACCTATCAGGCACCGAAGGAAGGTTCGATGGCCTGGGTTGACGGCATGTCCGTGCCGACCGGTGCCAAGAATATCGACCAGATCTATGCCTTCATCGATTACTGCTACAAGCCGGAACCTGCCGGTAAGGCAATCGATGATCACGGTTATAACTCGGTGGTTCTGGGCGCTGACGGCTTTGCCGGTCAGGCCTACAAGAAGAACTTCGCCGAAGCGTATCCGGGCAGCGCACTGGGTAACCTCAATCCCTGGCCTGCTGAAGGTCAGTGGTATGCAGATGTTCGCACCGAATATGTGAACAAATTCAAGACCGCCTGA
- a CDS encoding ATP-binding cassette domain-containing protein translates to MSADVKLDNVWVTFGDFVAVREASLTIRGGEFFSFLGPSGCGKTTLLRTISGFQEPTKGLVSIEGQDMAGIGPNKRPTALIFQNLALFPLMSVAENIAFSLEVRGVSKVERRKRADELLELIALSGQGDKKVSELSGGQKQRVAIARALAVEPKVLLLDEPLSALDLKLRQHMRSELRAIQQRVGITFIYITHDQGEALTMSDRVAVMSDGVIQQIGDSKDIYDHPETAFVASFVGENNALPGKVIEVADGYARIETGLGTFRGRTSGNAVLSPGEKAFIFIRPEAMQLGGGDNRFRATVLTEEFEGNMRHIMFRTVTDKPLRMSLINDGRSSTDISGIEEEVGFDANLAVVLPHGPLAAE, encoded by the coding sequence ATGAGTGCAGATGTAAAACTCGATAATGTATGGGTTACCTTTGGTGACTTTGTTGCTGTCCGTGAGGCCAGCCTCACCATCAGGGGGGGAGAGTTCTTCAGTTTTCTCGGACCGTCCGGCTGCGGCAAGACCACCTTGCTGCGCACGATTTCCGGGTTTCAGGAACCGACAAAAGGGCTGGTGTCGATTGAAGGTCAGGACATGGCCGGAATCGGGCCAAACAAGCGCCCGACCGCACTGATTTTCCAGAATCTGGCCCTGTTTCCGCTGATGTCCGTGGCAGAGAACATTGCCTTCTCGCTGGAAGTCCGGGGAGTCAGCAAGGTTGAACGTCGCAAGCGTGCCGATGAACTGCTCGAACTGATCGCGCTGTCCGGTCAGGGTGACAAGAAAGTTTCCGAATTATCCGGCGGCCAGAAGCAGCGTGTGGCCATTGCCCGCGCGCTCGCCGTCGAACCAAAGGTGCTGCTGCTTGATGAACCGCTGTCTGCACTGGATCTCAAGCTGCGTCAGCATATGCGCTCTGAACTGCGGGCTATTCAGCAGCGGGTTGGTATCACCTTCATCTACATCACCCACGATCAGGGCGAGGCGCTGACCATGTCAGACCGTGTTGCGGTCATGTCTGACGGGGTGATCCAGCAGATTGGTGACAGCAAGGATATCTACGATCATCCGGAAACCGCTTTCGTTGCCTCCTTCGTCGGTGAAAACAATGCGCTGCCGGGCAAGGTGATTGAAGTAGCCGACGGTTATGCCCGTATCGAGACCGGGCTTGGAACCTTCCGGGGGCGTACCTCTGGCAATGCGGTCCTGTCTCCCGGCGAAAAGGCTTTTATTTTTATCCGGCCGGAAGCAATGCAGCTTGGCGGTGGTGATAACCGTTTCAGGGCGACTGTCCTGACCGAGGAATTTGAAGGCAATATGCGCCATATCATGTTCCGCACGGTGACGGACAAACCGCTCCGCATGTCGCTGATCAATGATGGCCGCTCGTCAACGGACATTTCAGGCATTGAGGAAGAAGTCGGCTTCGATGCCAATCTGGCGGTCGTGCTGCCGCACGGCCCGCTGGCGGCGGAATAG
- a CDS encoding ABC transporter permease subunit, with translation MVNYFRWFFTKNGLVLGSILMGAVAFWCIVMIILPQMFMLDYSFRLNLAPHEYGTAKDVLTLENYHYLLYGSSANTDSFNFQDLGVFWRTIVAALFVTAFDLAICYPIAFYMAKVAQGGLSRLLVLSLIVPYWVNEILRAFAFRIIFGASGIINETGMDLGLWDQPIDFIRADIALYAGLSYAYILLMIFPIYNAIESLDTNQLEAARDLGSPWWRIHWRVIIPYAKPGITSGCTMVFMLTAGALAAPQILGGPSSLWFTQRVYELFNKAIHWPRGSAYAFVLLVACIVIVMLLMRLFKVRLGEIAR, from the coding sequence CTGGTCAATTACTTCCGCTGGTTCTTCACCAAGAACGGACTGGTTCTCGGCAGTATCCTGATGGGGGCTGTCGCCTTCTGGTGCATTGTCATGATCATCCTGCCGCAGATGTTCATGCTGGATTATTCTTTCCGGCTGAACCTGGCACCGCATGAATATGGCACGGCCAAGGATGTGCTTACGCTCGAAAACTATCACTATCTGCTTTATGGCTCGTCCGCGAATACCGACAGCTTCAACTTTCAGGATCTCGGGGTTTTCTGGCGCACCATTGTTGCCGCCCTGTTTGTGACCGCGTTCGATCTCGCGATCTGCTATCCCATCGCCTTCTATATGGCGAAGGTCGCGCAGGGCGGGTTGTCCCGGCTGCTGGTGCTGTCGCTGATCGTGCCTTACTGGGTGAACGAAATTCTCCGCGCCTTTGCCTTCCGGATCATTTTCGGGGCTTCCGGCATCATTAATGAAACCGGCATGGATCTCGGATTGTGGGACCAGCCGATTGATTTCATCCGTGCCGATATCGCGCTCTATGCCGGTCTCAGCTACGCCTATATCCTGCTGATGATCTTCCCGATCTATAATGCGATCGAGAGCCTCGATACCAATCAGCTTGAAGCGGCCCGTGATCTTGGCTCGCCCTGGTGGCGGATTCACTGGCGGGTTATCATTCCCTATGCCAAGCCGGGGATCACCTCGGGCTGTACGATGGTCTTCATGCTGACAGCCGGGGCGCTGGCTGCACCGCAAATTCTCGGCGGGCCGTCCAGCCTCTGGTTTACCCAGCGGGTCTATGAGCTGTTCAACAAGGCGATTCACTGGCCACGGGGTTCGGCCTATGCCTTTGTGCTGCTGGTTGCCTGTATCGTCATCGTGATGCTGCTGATGCGCCTCTTCAAGGTTCGCCTCGGGGAGATCGCCCGATGA
- a CDS encoding ABC transporter permease subunit — protein MTSRGVMKFFFGIYALMFFGYLFGPLIIMSISAFNSSSYPRVTPWECLTGEWFVKLANDARLVEGLQNSFLIGICVVLVAVPLGLAGAIMLTQIGNRVRSFYYTVVICPILVPGVVLGISTLIFWRRLGNMVGAEDGSFLFNDIFLTVLGQATFISAYCMLVFIARLQRFDPVQEEAALDLGATNVQAFTKVLLPFLKPAMGSAAVLAFLASFENYNTTVFTSQATSTLTMVLASKVRYGIDPSISALAVIIIGLTLAGAIIYEILRRREARIAAQRLVDGLDTGKPVQKAGFGALPQMAGIMILLVVVAGVATTVVASGYNAEACKAEIMQEKLRIQEKFAEEQRQLREERMKQQQNEAPAAPAQPKAASPFGNVFDPNNLGTQSGTSKPEPAAPAKPASPFGNVFDPNNLKKQSGDQ, from the coding sequence ATGACGTCTCGCGGGGTAATGAAGTTCTTCTTCGGCATTTATGCACTGATGTTCTTTGGCTATCTGTTTGGTCCGCTGATCATCATGAGCATCAGTGCCTTCAACAGTTCCAGCTATCCCCGCGTGACGCCGTGGGAATGTCTGACCGGTGAATGGTTCGTAAAGCTGGCGAATGATGCCCGGCTGGTTGAAGGGCTGCAGAACAGTTTCCTGATCGGTATCTGCGTTGTGCTGGTGGCAGTGCCCCTCGGACTGGCCGGTGCGATCATGCTGACCCAGATCGGCAACCGGGTCCGGTCGTTTTATTATACCGTGGTGATCTGCCCGATCCTTGTTCCGGGGGTGGTGCTGGGGATTTCGACGCTGATTTTCTGGCGTCGTCTCGGCAATATGGTTGGCGCGGAAGACGGCTCGTTCCTGTTCAATGATATCTTCCTGACCGTGCTTGGTCAGGCGACCTTCATTTCGGCCTATTGCATGCTGGTCTTCATCGCCCGTCTGCAGCGTTTCGATCCGGTTCAGGAAGAAGCAGCCCTCGACCTCGGGGCAACCAATGTTCAGGCCTTTACCAAGGTATTGCTGCCGTTCCTCAAGCCGGCGATGGGGTCTGCCGCGGTGCTGGCTTTTCTCGCCTCGTTCGAGAACTACAACACCACCGTTTTCACCTCGCAGGCGACCTCGACCCTGACCATGGTACTGGCCAGCAAGGTGCGCTATGGCATTGATCCGTCAATCAGCGCACTGGCCGTGATCATTATCGGTCTCACACTGGCCGGGGCGATTATTTACGAAATTCTCCGCCGTCGTGAAGCCCGGATCGCAGCGCAGCGTCTGGTTGATGGGCTGGACACCGGCAAGCCGGTTCAGAAAGCCGGGTTTGGCGCGCTGCCTCAGATGGCGGGTATCATGATCCTGCTGGTGGTTGTTGCGGGTGTTGCGACGACTGTCGTGGCCTCCGGCTATAACGCGGAAGCCTGCAAGGCGGAAATCATGCAGGAGAAACTGCGAATTCAGGAAAAGTTCGCCGAGGAACAGCGTCAGTTGCGGGAAGAACGGATGAAACAGCAGCAGAATGAAGCGCCTGCTGCACCGGCTCAGCCGAAAGCTGCATCGCCGTTTGGCAATGTCTTCGATCCGAACAATCTGGGTACCCAGTCCGGCACCTCAAAACCGGAACCGGCGGCTCCGGCAAAGCCTGCGTCCCCCTTTGGTAACGTGTTCGACCCGAACAACCTGAAGAAACAGAGCGGCGACCAGTAA